The following coding sequences are from one Lolium rigidum isolate FL_2022 chromosome 6, APGP_CSIRO_Lrig_0.1, whole genome shotgun sequence window:
- the LOC124662795 gene encoding protein HESO1-like, which yields MRFTALGFLKAILLNREYQGLSMIFVVKNYRLLEECAKDILSVIKPTEEDQNKRLGAVKEIVNLVGSLRGVDAAVTVKPFGSFVSKLYAKSGDLDVSVELANYSGFPTGKKRKKNALRELGAALRTKGVARDVKYILSARVPVIKYVSNYYGLPCDISIDNYSGRIKSKLLYWINTIDERFGDMVLLVKEWAKAQNINDPKNGTLSSYALCLLVISHFQHYEPAILPPMREIFIASIAEGSGGFNEKHFDQIWEENIAKFRCREIGQRNPISLSRILANFFGRNSLNFLTYYAGRTPLMTKSSCEIVNDPFDRDGAMIKVDVPGFQRIASAFKRATDIIDSYEDTPGRNELVSLLCTPEVCSKLGGTATADRYTGSTGGGPISRPQRYNSGRQGAAPY from the exons atgaggttTACAGCATTAGGTTTTCTCAAGGCAATCCTGCTCAAT agggagtatcag GGTTTGAGCATGATATTTGTCGTGAAAAACTATCGTTTGTTGGAGGAGTGTGCGAAAGACATTCTCTCTGTGATCAAGCCGACGGAGGAAGATCAAAACAAACGACTTGGCGCAGTTAAGGAGATTGTGAATTTAGTTGGTTCCTTGAGAGGAGTTG ATGCTGCTGTCACCGTCAAACCTTTTGGATCCTTTGTATCAAAGCTTTACGCAAAATCAGGTGATTTGGATGTATCAGTTGAGCTGGCAAATTACTCAGGCTTCCCTACTggcaagaaaaggaagaaaaatgcCTTGAGAGAACTAGGGGCAGCCTTACGAACCAAAG GTGTTGCTAGAGATGTGAAGTACATTCTTTCTGCAAGAGTTCCAGTTATTAAGTATGTGAGCAACTACTATGGCCTTCCCTGCGATATATCCATCGATAACTACTCTGGTCGAATTAAATCCAAACTGCTGTACTGGATCAATACTATAGATGAGCGATTTGGTGATATGGTTTTATTG GTTAAGGAATGGGCAAAAGCTCAAAACATTAACGATCCAAAAAATGGAACCCTGAGCTCCTATGCACTTTGCTTACTTGTCATCTCTCATTTTCAG CATTATGAGCCTGCCATTTTACCACCTATGAGGGAGATTTTTATTGCGAGCATTGCAGAAG GAAGTGGAGGTTTTAATGAAAAACATTTTGATCAGATTTGGGAGGAAAATATAGCAAAATTCCGATGCCGTGAGATAGGGCAAAGAAATCCAATATCGCTGTCCCGTATCcttgcaaatttttttgggagg AATTCCCTTAATTTCCTGACATATTACGCTGGTCGAACTCCGTTGATGACCAAATCTTCCTGCGAGATT GTCAACGATCCATTTGATAGAGATGGAGCTATGATAAAAGTTGATGTGCCAGGGTTTCAGCGTATTGCTAGCGCCTTCAAACGTGCTACAGATATAATAGACTCTTATGAGGACACCCCCGGCCGGAATGAATTAGTTTCGCTGCTGTGTACACCGGAAGTCTGTTCAAAACTAGGTGGGACAGCAACTGCTGACCGCTACACAGGATCCACAGGAGGCGGACCAATTAGTAGGCCACAGAGGTACAATTCAGGCAGGCAAGGTGCTGCTCCGTACTAG